The Sediminispirochaeta bajacaliforniensis DSM 16054 genome includes the window ACTCGGCCGACCCCCACACGTGCGGTGCTCTCCGCCATTGCTCCGGCCCTGGCGAAGGTTGATCCTTCCTTCATCATTGCAACGGGAGTCCATAGAGGCCCCACGGAAGAAGAGTATCGGCAGATATTCGGAGATGAACTGTTCGAACGCTACCGGAACAAAATTCATGCCCATGATGCAAGAAAAGATGAGATGGTCTACCTCGGGACCAGCCGGGCCGGCACCGAAATGTACGTAAACAAGATGGGTGTCGATGCCGACAGAATTATCGTTATAGGATCGGTGGAACCCCACTACTTCGCAGGCTACACTGGAGGACGAAAAGGGTTTCTCCCCGGAATAGCCAGTTACCACACCATCGAACAGAACCATCGTCATGCCTTGCACCCCGGAGCAAAGGCGCTCAATCTCGAGGGAAACCCGGTACACGAGGACATGATCGATGCACTCTCCGTGGTAAAAAAAGAGATCTTTGCGATCATGACGGTTCTGGACAAAAGCCACAACATCTACGCGGTAACCGCCGGAGATATTAATGCATCCTTTTATCAGGCCATCGACAAGGCCGATGAAATTTTTGTGGCGGATATCCCCAGTCGGGCGGATATCGTGGTAAGCGTCGCCAAATACCCAATGGATATAGACCTCTATCAGGCGCAGAAGGCAATCGACAACGGTAAACTGGCTATGAAGGACGGAGGGATGATGATCCTCGTTGCAAGCTGCCGTGACGGAATCGGAGAGGAGGCCTTTGCACGCCTCCTCTCTTCCTCGGATACGCCCGAAGGGGTACTCAAGACAATTCAAAAAGAGTACAAACTTGGGTATCACAAAGCGGGAAAGATGGCGGAGGTGTTTCTTCGGGGAGAGGTCCATGCCTATACCCAGCTCCCGGATGAACTGTTAAGCTCTTTTTTCATCATCCCGGAGCATGATCTGCAAGCTGCCATTGACGAGGCCCTTAAAACAAAAGGCAGGGATGCCACAATTCTCTTTCTGCTTGACGGTAGCGTCACGGTCCCGAGAGCAGTAAGATAGCAAGAAGCGAACGAACAACGATAGGAGATTAATGAGATGGATGAATTAAAAGAGAAGGCCCTGGCCTACCACAAACTTGACGGAAAACCGGGGAAACTCGAGGTGGTCCCGACAAAGCCGTGTCAGACCGCAGAGGATCTCTCCCTTGCCTATACGCCTGGGGTTGCCAAGCCGGTTCTGGAAATCGAAAAGGACACTGAGACTGCGTACGAATATACCAATAGGGGTAACCTTGTGGCAGTCATCAGTAACGGTACTGCTATTCTCGGTCTGGGGGATCGAGGCGCCCTTGCAAGCAAGCCGGTTATGGAGGGAAAAGGTGTCCTTTTTAAAAGGTTTGCCGACGTCGATGTTTTCGATATCGAAGTGGATACTCATGATCCGGAAAAGCTTATCGAGGTTGTTAAGATGCTGGAGCCTACCTTCGGCGGGGTGAACCTCGAAGATATCAAGGCGCCGGAATGCTTCGAGATCGAAAATCGTTTGAAAGCCGAAACCAATATTCCCATCTTCCACGACGACCAGCACGGTACGGCTATCATAGCCACCGCAGGTCTGATCAATGCGGCGGAAATTACGGGGAAAAAGCTTTCGGAGATGAAAATCGTCTATAACGGAGCAGGGGCCGCAGGAATCAGCTGCGCACGCATGTTCGTCGCCGCAGGGGGCAAAAAAGAGAACATCATTATGTGCGATTCCAAGGGGGTTATCTTCAAGGGACGAACAGAGAGGATGACACCTCAAAAAGAAGAGTTTGCCTCCTCGACCTCGGCACGAACCCTTGCCGAAGCCATGAAGGGCGCCGATGTTTTTATGGGGCTCTCTGTTGCCGACTGTGTATCACCGGAGATGCTCGCAAGTATGGCATCTCAACCGGTGGTCTTTGCTATGAGCAATCCGAATCCCGAAATCGATTATCCCACCGCCGTGTCCGTGCGAAAAGATCTCATCATGGCCACCGGTCGAAGCGATTATCCCAACCAGATAAACAACGTCCTCGGTTTTCCCTTTATCTTTCGGGGAGCACTTGATGTCCGCGCGACCGGTATAACAGAAGGCATGAAAATGGCGGCCAGCAAGGCCCTCGCAGAACTTGCAAAGCAGCCCGTACCCGAGATTGTAAAGCGGGCATACGGTGGCAAGGAGTTTTCCTTTGGCCAGAACTATATCGTTCCCAAGCCCTTCGATCCCCGGGTCATCGAGTACGAAGCCGTCGCCGTTGCAAAGGCAGCATGTGAAGAGAAAGTCGCACGTAAGCCCATAACTGATTGGGATGCATACCGAAAAGAACTTGTCAAGCGCATGGAAAAGTACTGGAAATAGCTAGCCGCTTTTATAGTAGGCATGGCCGCCGAAAGGTGATCATGCCTTTTTTTTGTTGCTCTCCTCAAGTTCAAAGGCGCAGACCAATTCTTTTTCGGAATTTGCAAGAGTCGATAGCTCTTCCGCACGCCGTGCCACCGCAACAATCTGTTTGTTCAGTTTATCGCTTGAGAGACGTACCCGATCGAATTGGCCGCTGTTTCGGTGATGAATTTCCATTACCGATAGAACGGTGGTCGCAACGCTCTGTGCCGAGGTCTCCATTTCGGAAAGAGCATTCAAGACTTCTTCCATCTTTGTGCGGTTGACAGAGGCCGCTTCATTTATCTCGGAAAGATGATTCTCCGCCGCCGATACCTGTTCATTGCTGGAACGGACAACATCGACAACCTCATCAGCATGTTTTTCGGCACTTTCCACCGAATTCAAAACCTCTTCCAACAAAGCGGT containing:
- a CDS encoding lactate racemase domain-containing protein, yielding MEVALPYLKNTISVTVPDKNVLAVVEPNDLRAKGDTASIVNAAIASPVESKPFEAFIAGAKNLLVIVNDQTRPTPTRAVLSAIAPALAKVDPSFIIATGVHRGPTEEEYRQIFGDELFERYRNKIHAHDARKDEMVYLGTSRAGTEMYVNKMGVDADRIIVIGSVEPHYFAGYTGGRKGFLPGIASYHTIEQNHRHALHPGAKALNLEGNPVHEDMIDALSVVKKEIFAIMTVLDKSHNIYAVTAGDINASFYQAIDKADEIFVADIPSRADIVVSVAKYPMDIDLYQAQKAIDNGKLAMKDGGMMILVASCRDGIGEEAFARLLSSSDTPEGVLKTIQKEYKLGYHKAGKMAEVFLRGEVHAYTQLPDELLSSFFIIPEHDLQAAIDEALKTKGRDATILFLLDGSVTVPRAVR
- a CDS encoding malic enzyme-like NAD(P)-binding protein, which codes for MDELKEKALAYHKLDGKPGKLEVVPTKPCQTAEDLSLAYTPGVAKPVLEIEKDTETAYEYTNRGNLVAVISNGTAILGLGDRGALASKPVMEGKGVLFKRFADVDVFDIEVDTHDPEKLIEVVKMLEPTFGGVNLEDIKAPECFEIENRLKAETNIPIFHDDQHGTAIIATAGLINAAEITGKKLSEMKIVYNGAGAAGISCARMFVAAGGKKENIIMCDSKGVIFKGRTERMTPQKEEFASSTSARTLAEAMKGADVFMGLSVADCVSPEMLASMASQPVVFAMSNPNPEIDYPTAVSVRKDLIMATGRSDYPNQINNVLGFPFIFRGALDVRATGITEGMKMAASKALAELAKQPVPEIVKRAYGGKEFSFGQNYIVPKPFDPRVIEYEAVAVAKAACEEKVARKPITDWDAYRKELVKRMEKYWK